Proteins encoded together in one Myxococcus stipitatus window:
- the cheB gene encoding chemotaxis-specific protein-glutamate methyltransferase CheB, whose amino-acid sequence MRTEPLRIVVAEDSPTARRLLVEILRADPGLKVVGEAKDGVEAVDLTQRLRPHLVTMDIQMPRMDGLDATRRIMTETPTPVVVVSTLVERDIQTSMAALRSGALAVLQKPVGPESPDFDAESRRLRDTLKAMAEVKVVRRWPDRGPVAAPAVAPPPPAAAASTPTRARVVALAASTGGPAALFRLLSELPADFPAPMLVVQHIALGFSQGLASWLATAGPLPVRVAEDGELLLPGHVYLAPDDRHLGMVDGRAQVSNAAPINGFRPSATWLFRSVSRAHGAEALAVVLTGMGQDGLEGIRELHSAQGRVLAQDEESSIVYGMPGVVVGAGLADEVVSLAALPSRLLLAVQAGPQPG is encoded by the coding sequence ATGAGGACCGAACCGTTGCGCATCGTGGTGGCCGAGGACTCCCCCACCGCCCGCCGGCTGCTGGTGGAGATTCTGCGGGCCGACCCCGGGCTGAAGGTCGTGGGCGAGGCGAAGGACGGCGTGGAGGCGGTGGACCTCACGCAGCGGCTGCGGCCCCACCTGGTGACGATGGACATCCAGATGCCGCGCATGGACGGCCTGGACGCCACGCGGCGAATCATGACGGAGACACCCACCCCCGTCGTCGTGGTGTCGACGCTGGTGGAGCGCGACATCCAGACCTCCATGGCCGCGCTGCGCTCGGGCGCGCTGGCGGTGCTCCAGAAGCCGGTGGGCCCGGAGTCGCCGGACTTCGACGCGGAGAGCCGCCGGCTGAGGGACACGCTCAAGGCCATGGCCGAGGTGAAGGTGGTGCGCCGCTGGCCGGACCGGGGCCCCGTGGCGGCGCCCGCCGTCGCGCCGCCCCCGCCGGCGGCGGCGGCGTCCACGCCCACGCGCGCCCGGGTGGTGGCGCTGGCGGCGTCCACGGGCGGGCCCGCCGCGCTGTTCCGGCTCCTGTCCGAGCTGCCCGCGGACTTCCCCGCGCCGATGCTGGTGGTGCAGCACATCGCGCTCGGCTTCAGCCAGGGGTTGGCGTCGTGGCTGGCCACCGCGGGGCCGCTGCCCGTGCGCGTGGCGGAGGACGGCGAGCTGCTGCTCCCCGGCCACGTCTACCTGGCGCCGGATGACCGCCACCTGGGCATGGTGGACGGTCGCGCGCAGGTGTCCAACGCGGCGCCCATCAACGGGTTCCGTCCCTCCGCGACGTGGCTGTTCCGGTCGGTGTCCCGCGCGCACGGGGCGGAGGCCCTGGCCGTGGTCCTCACGGGCATGGGCCAGGACGGGCTGGAGGGCATCCGAGAGCTGCACAGCGCCCAGGGGCGGGTGCTGGCGCAGGACGAGGAGTCCTCCATCGTCTACGGCATGCCAGGCGTGGTGGTGGGGGCGGGCCTGGCGGACGAGGTGGTCTCCCTGGCGGCCCTGCCCTCGCGACTCCTGCTCGCCGTCCAGGCTGGCCCCCAGCCCGGGTGA
- a CDS encoding ATP-binding protein codes for MSRPPPPFVAAFTALPDPAYVLDVAGHIVAYSTCGARAFGQTADELAGRHWGELGLPLEDAARLDGARSRALSTRQSLSLELPWPTEAGPRRHTLVVTPLPADELVLVTARPLTEAEAVYSRALELEQAARAEVEQAERRRSFLYQAMTTLFTHPPDPQGMYTLLAHLAVPDLADWCLVDALEQGPWVSRVAVACLDPTQQGRAATLPSRSEVREDAPVGLSHVLRTGEPELVPAVTDSLLRAAAGEPAHPALLRTLQARSYMIVPLRARGNTLGAVTFVSSGSGRRYGPDDLALAEDLCLRASLAIDNARLVGESRRAARAREDLLAVVSHDLKNPLGVVQLGAALLMRGPGAKPGGEGVAKQATRIQDATDRMSRLISDLLDWGRLEAGGLPLELGEHSLTGLVMEAVESIRPLAEAKGLHLHARPPREDVRIRCDRTRVLQVMGNLLGNAVKFTPTGGDLTVGATVRDGEVCVRVHDTGAGIAPEALPHIFDRYWQARDAASRGTGLGLAIAKGLVAAHGGHIHAESTPGGGSTFAFTLPVAGVSTAPHSGRPRPHADA; via the coding sequence ATGAGTCGCCCTCCTCCACCGTTCGTCGCCGCCTTCACCGCGCTGCCAGACCCCGCGTACGTGCTCGATGTCGCCGGTCACATCGTGGCGTACAGCACCTGTGGGGCCCGCGCGTTCGGACAGACGGCCGACGAGCTGGCGGGCAGGCATTGGGGCGAGCTGGGGCTCCCCCTGGAGGACGCCGCGCGGCTGGACGGCGCCCGGTCGCGAGCCCTGTCCACCCGGCAATCCCTCTCACTGGAGCTGCCCTGGCCCACGGAGGCGGGCCCCCGCCGGCACACGCTGGTGGTGACGCCGCTGCCGGCGGACGAGCTGGTGCTGGTGACGGCCCGGCCGCTCACGGAGGCGGAGGCGGTGTACTCGCGCGCGCTGGAGCTGGAGCAGGCCGCGCGGGCGGAGGTGGAGCAGGCCGAGCGGCGCCGCTCGTTCCTCTACCAGGCGATGACGACGCTGTTCACGCACCCGCCGGACCCGCAGGGCATGTACACGCTCCTGGCGCACCTCGCGGTGCCGGACCTGGCGGACTGGTGCCTGGTGGACGCGCTGGAGCAGGGCCCCTGGGTGTCGCGCGTGGCGGTGGCGTGCCTGGACCCGACGCAGCAGGGGCGCGCGGCGACGCTGCCCTCGCGTTCGGAGGTGCGGGAGGACGCGCCCGTGGGCCTGTCGCACGTGCTGCGCACCGGGGAGCCGGAGCTGGTGCCCGCGGTGACGGACTCCCTGCTGCGCGCGGCGGCGGGAGAGCCCGCGCACCCCGCGCTCTTGCGCACGCTCCAGGCGCGCTCGTACATGATCGTCCCGCTGCGCGCGCGGGGGAACACGCTGGGCGCCGTCACCTTCGTGTCCTCGGGGTCCGGGCGCCGGTACGGGCCGGATGACCTGGCGCTGGCGGAGGACCTGTGCCTGCGCGCCAGCCTGGCCATCGACAACGCGCGGTTGGTGGGCGAGTCGCGGCGCGCGGCGCGGGCGCGCGAGGACCTGCTGGCCGTCGTGTCGCACGACCTGAAGAACCCGCTGGGAGTGGTGCAGCTGGGCGCGGCGCTCCTCATGCGGGGCCCCGGGGCGAAGCCGGGCGGCGAGGGCGTGGCGAAGCAGGCCACGCGCATCCAGGACGCGACGGACCGGATGTCCCGCCTCATCTCCGACCTGCTGGACTGGGGCCGCCTGGAGGCGGGGGGACTGCCGCTGGAGCTGGGCGAGCACTCGCTGACGGGGCTCGTCATGGAGGCGGTGGAGTCCATCCGCCCGCTGGCCGAGGCCAAGGGCCTGCACCTGCACGCGCGGCCGCCCCGGGAGGACGTGCGTATCCGGTGCGACCGGACGCGGGTGCTCCAGGTGATGGGCAACCTGCTGGGCAACGCCGTGAAGTTCACGCCCACGGGCGGGGACCTCACGGTGGGCGCCACGGTGCGCGACGGCGAGGTGTGCGTGCGCGTCCACGACACGGGCGCCGGCATCGCCCCGGAGGCGCTGCCCCACATCTTCGACCGCTACTGGCAGGCGCGCGACGCGGCCAGCCGGGGCACGGGGCTGGGGCTGGCCATCGCCAAGGGGCTGGTGGCGGCGCACGGCGGGCACATCCACGCGGAGAGCACGCCGGGTGGGGGCAGCACCTTCGCCTTCACGCTGCCGGTGGCCGGCGTGTCCACCGCGCCCCACTCCGGACGGCCCCGGCCTCACGCGGACGCCTGA
- a CDS encoding potassium/proton antiporter: MPTTEPLPTAFLLAVCGALLALSVLFSRASGRFGIPVALLFLGVGMAAGSDGPGGIEFDNYGFAFRLGTVALVLILFDGGLNTPLAAIQAALKPAAALATVGVVVTAALMGLAAHLLFGFSWVQALLLGAIVSSTDAAAVFSVLRGSGLHLKRRVGTTLELESGLNDPMAVILTTGLTHTLSGGETPGWDLAVEAVIQMVVGAGMGLALGWGARLLLKRLRLRVAGLYPVMTLALALLSFGLPTLMHGSGFLAVYIVGIALGNESIRYRSGLLRVHDALAWLSQVLMFLVLGLLVYPRNLVDVAWVGLGMGLFLAVVARPLAVLLCLAPFRFPFGEILYTGWVGLRGAVPIILATFPVLSGSPGARDIFNVVFFIVVVNGLVPGATVPWVTRKLGLAANVPEPPQAVLEIASTQLLKGELSSFYIGHASAVAGERLADLPFPPGSAAMLLVRGQELLAPKGDTVFQPGDHVYIFGHAEDLPLLRLLFGQQEDE, from the coding sequence ATGCCCACCACGGAGCCGCTCCCCACCGCGTTCCTGCTCGCCGTCTGCGGCGCGCTCCTGGCGCTCAGCGTCCTGTTCAGCCGGGCGTCGGGGCGCTTCGGCATCCCCGTGGCGCTGCTGTTCCTGGGCGTGGGCATGGCGGCCGGGTCCGACGGGCCGGGCGGCATCGAATTCGACAACTACGGCTTCGCCTTCCGCCTGGGCACGGTGGCGCTCGTGCTCATCCTCTTCGACGGCGGCCTCAACACGCCGCTGGCCGCCATCCAGGCCGCGTTGAAGCCCGCCGCCGCGCTGGCCACCGTGGGCGTGGTGGTCACCGCCGCGCTGATGGGGTTGGCGGCGCACCTGCTGTTCGGCTTCAGCTGGGTGCAGGCGCTGCTGCTGGGCGCCATCGTCTCCTCCACGGACGCGGCGGCGGTGTTCTCCGTGCTGCGCGGCAGCGGCCTGCACCTGAAGCGGCGCGTGGGGACGACGCTGGAGCTGGAGTCGGGCCTGAACGACCCCATGGCCGTCATCCTCACCACGGGGCTCACGCACACGCTGTCCGGCGGGGAGACCCCGGGCTGGGACCTGGCGGTGGAGGCCGTCATCCAGATGGTGGTGGGCGCGGGCATGGGGCTGGCGCTCGGGTGGGGCGCGCGGCTGCTGCTCAAGCGGCTGCGCCTGCGCGTGGCCGGCCTGTACCCGGTGATGACGCTGGCGCTGGCCCTGCTGTCCTTCGGGCTGCCCACGCTGATGCACGGCAGCGGCTTCCTCGCGGTCTACATCGTGGGCATCGCGCTGGGGAACGAGTCCATCCGCTACCGCTCCGGGCTGCTGCGCGTGCACGACGCGCTGGCGTGGCTGTCGCAGGTGCTGATGTTCCTGGTGCTGGGGCTGCTGGTGTATCCGCGCAACCTGGTGGACGTGGCGTGGGTGGGGTTGGGCATGGGCCTCTTCCTGGCGGTCGTGGCTCGCCCGCTGGCGGTGCTGCTGTGCCTGGCGCCCTTCCGGTTCCCTTTCGGGGAAATCCTCTACACGGGCTGGGTGGGGCTGCGCGGCGCGGTGCCCATCATCCTGGCGACGTTCCCCGTGCTGTCCGGCTCGCCGGGGGCACGAGACATCTTCAACGTCGTGTTCTTCATCGTCGTGGTGAACGGGCTGGTGCCCGGGGCCACGGTGCCGTGGGTGACACGCAAGCTGGGGCTGGCGGCCAACGTGCCCGAGCCACCCCAGGCCGTGCTGGAGATCGCCTCCACGCAGCTGCTCAAGGGCGAGCTGAGCTCGTTCTACATCGGCCATGCGTCCGCCGTGGCGGGGGAGCGGCTGGCGGACCTGCCCTTCCCGCCCGGCTCCGCGGCGATGCTGCTGGTGCGCGGACAGGAGCTGCTCGCGCCCAAGGGAGACACGGTGTTCCAACCCGGGGACCACGTGTATATCTTCGGGCACGCCGAGGACCTGCCCCTCCTGCGGCTGCTGTTCGGTCAGCAGGAGGACGAATAG
- a CDS encoding VOC family protein, producing MFDHVGLKVKDLDASIRFYTAALAPLGYVLCSRDDGSAGFGPTGEPSLWLYATPGLENPGTHVAFRASQRGAVDRFHAAGLEAGGKDNGRPGVRADYSPTYYAAFLVDPDGNNVEAVILK from the coding sequence GTGTTCGACCACGTCGGCTTGAAGGTGAAGGACCTGGACGCCAGCATCCGCTTCTATACCGCCGCGCTCGCGCCGCTCGGCTACGTGCTGTGCTCGCGGGACGACGGCAGCGCGGGCTTCGGCCCGACCGGTGAACCCTCGCTGTGGCTCTACGCGACGCCAGGCCTGGAGAACCCCGGCACCCACGTGGCGTTCCGCGCGTCGCAGCGGGGCGCCGTGGACCGGTTCCACGCCGCGGGCCTCGAGGCGGGCGGCAAGGACAACGGCCGTCCGGGCGTGCGCGCGGACTACAGCCCCACGTACTACGCCGCGTTCCTCGTGGACCCGGACGGCAACAACGTCGAGGCGGTCATCCTGAAGTAG
- a CDS encoding monovalent cation:proton antiporter-2 (CPA2) family protein gives MSFLHQALVFLGAAVVSVPLFKRLGLGSVLGYLAAGAIIGPSGAKLIGDVENVLHFSELGVVLLLFVIGLELQPTRLWGMRRDVFGMGGAQVVLTGALLAAVCLLCGLTPGAAIIAGFGLSLSSTAFALQLLAERNQLTTGYGRLAFGILLFQDLAVIPLLALLPLLGHANAAAPEAGWHTGLKVVAVLVGVVLSGRFVMRPLFRAVASFHSQELFTATALLVVVGTASLVNAVGLSMALGAFLAGVLLSESEYRHELEADIEPFKGLLLGLFFIAVGMSVNLGLIVSRPVLVTGLVLGLVVLKGAVLYGLGRWKLKQDEPALSLGVVISQGGEFAFVLFALAVSFHVMEKALSELLVVVVGLSMATTPLLYAAYERWGRPRFQKKAAAREYDVAPEEDHPVIVAGFGRVGQVVGRLLRAKRIGFTAIDASPEHIDFMKRFGSQVFYGDASRLDLLRAARADKARVFVVAIDDVEASVRTAKTVKEHFPHLVIFARARNRVHAYRLLDLGIDHVMRETFAGSLEMGGEVLQSLGLTFSESHRVMERLREHDEQLLRDTARFHGDEAKLIEIAARARKELESLFEKDDADQKKSA, from the coding sequence ATGTCCTTCCTGCATCAGGCGCTGGTGTTCCTCGGCGCCGCGGTGGTGTCCGTCCCGCTGTTCAAGCGGCTCGGCCTGGGCTCGGTGCTCGGGTACCTCGCGGCGGGCGCCATCATCGGCCCGTCGGGGGCGAAGCTCATCGGCGACGTGGAGAACGTGCTGCACTTCTCCGAGCTGGGCGTCGTGCTGCTGCTGTTCGTCATCGGCCTGGAGCTCCAGCCCACGCGGCTGTGGGGCATGCGCCGCGACGTGTTCGGCATGGGCGGGGCCCAGGTGGTGCTCACCGGCGCCCTGCTCGCCGCCGTGTGCCTGCTGTGCGGCCTGACTCCGGGCGCGGCCATCATCGCGGGCTTCGGCCTGTCGCTCTCCTCCACCGCCTTCGCGCTCCAGCTGCTCGCCGAGCGCAACCAGCTCACCACGGGCTATGGGCGGCTGGCCTTCGGCATCCTGCTGTTCCAGGACCTGGCGGTCATCCCGCTGCTGGCGCTGCTGCCGTTGCTCGGGCACGCCAACGCCGCCGCGCCCGAGGCCGGCTGGCACACCGGCCTCAAGGTCGTCGCCGTGCTGGTGGGCGTCGTCCTCTCCGGTCGCTTCGTGATGCGGCCCCTGTTCCGCGCCGTCGCGTCCTTCCACAGCCAGGAGCTGTTCACCGCCACGGCGTTGCTCGTCGTCGTGGGCACCGCGTCGCTCGTCAACGCGGTGGGGCTGTCCATGGCGCTCGGCGCGTTCCTCGCCGGCGTGCTCCTGTCGGAGTCCGAGTACCGCCACGAGCTGGAGGCCGACATCGAGCCGTTCAAGGGGCTGCTGCTCGGCCTGTTCTTCATCGCCGTGGGCATGTCCGTGAACCTGGGGCTCATCGTCTCGCGCCCGGTGCTCGTCACGGGGCTGGTGCTCGGCCTCGTCGTGCTCAAGGGCGCGGTGCTCTACGGACTGGGGCGCTGGAAGTTGAAGCAGGACGAGCCCGCGCTCAGCCTGGGCGTCGTCATCTCCCAGGGGGGCGAGTTCGCCTTCGTCCTCTTCGCCCTGGCGGTGTCGTTCCACGTCATGGAGAAGGCGCTGTCGGAGCTGCTCGTCGTCGTCGTGGGCCTGTCCATGGCCACCACGCCGCTCTTGTACGCGGCCTACGAGCGCTGGGGGCGCCCGCGCTTCCAGAAGAAGGCCGCCGCGCGCGAGTACGACGTGGCCCCGGAGGAGGACCACCCGGTCATCGTCGCCGGCTTCGGCCGCGTGGGGCAGGTGGTGGGCCGCCTGTTGCGCGCCAAGCGCATCGGCTTCACCGCCATCGACGCGAGCCCCGAGCACATCGACTTCATGAAGCGCTTCGGCAGCCAGGTGTTCTACGGCGACGCGTCCCGCCTGGACCTGCTGCGCGCGGCCCGCGCCGACAAGGCCCGCGTCTTCGTCGTCGCCATCGACGACGTGGAGGCCTCCGTCCGCACCGCGAAGACGGTGAAGGAGCACTTCCCCCACCTGGTCATCTTCGCCCGCGCGCGCAACCGCGTGCACGCCTACCGCCTGCTCGACCTGGGCATCGACCACGTCATGCGCGAGACGTTCGCCGGCAGCCTGGAGATGGGCGGCGAGGTCCTCCAGTCGCTCGGCCTCACCTTCTCCGAAAGCCACCGCGTCATGGAGCGCCTGCGCGAGCACGACGAGCAGCTGCTGCGCGACACCGCGCGCTTCCACGGCGACGAGGCGAAGCTCATCGAAATCGCCGCCCGCGCGCGCAAGGAGCTGGAGAGCCTCTTCGAGAAGGACGACGCGGACCAGAAGAAGTCCGCCTGA
- a CDS encoding PAS domain-containing sensor histidine kinase, which produces MPPSSAKKRQRPQAPPATEVPGVPLQALLEGLPDAFFTLDASWRFSYVSPRMAELLEGSVGVGDDLRRACPALLDLRRHLRFEQPATEQVSARFEHDWPSRDLSFDVRARTVTGGLLVHCRDITGERRVREELRRASEVFRAIHEGTTDAIYTKDLEGRYQLINVAGARAVGYEVEDIVGHTDAELFDPDVARVNAANDREVLAFGRTVTYEDAQPGVEGPRTWLSTKGVLRDADGKVVGLFGISRDITQRKWAEEEARRHSEFQEQLMGIVSHDIRSPLGAIMNWSRVMAEAGTAEDARRTAQRIATGAVRIERLTRLLLDFTRTRLMGGVAIEPRPVDLKDLVMRVAHEFRVAYPERAIEVEARGNTQGMWDPDRLSQVASNLLENALKFGPPEQPVRLTARGGRGNKVALEVQNGGRPIPANLLPHLFEPFRSGPQASRTLKMSYGLGLYIVREIVQAHGGTIEARSSEDEGTTFEVTLPRRSLPARPPNQSIPRVPRSEPR; this is translated from the coding sequence ATGCCCCCCTCCTCCGCCAAGAAGCGCCAGCGTCCCCAGGCACCTCCCGCCACCGAGGTGCCCGGTGTCCCGCTCCAAGCGCTCCTGGAGGGCCTGCCCGACGCCTTCTTCACCCTCGACGCCTCCTGGCGCTTCTCCTACGTCAGCCCCCGCATGGCGGAGCTGCTGGAGGGTTCGGTCGGCGTGGGGGACGACCTGCGGCGCGCCTGCCCCGCGCTCCTGGACCTGCGCCGGCACCTGCGCTTCGAGCAGCCCGCCACCGAGCAGGTCTCCGCGCGCTTCGAGCACGACTGGCCCAGCCGGGACCTCAGCTTCGACGTGCGCGCGCGCACCGTGACGGGGGGGCTGCTGGTGCACTGCCGGGACATCACCGGCGAGCGCCGCGTGCGGGAGGAGCTGCGCCGCGCCAGCGAGGTGTTCCGCGCCATCCACGAGGGGACGACGGACGCCATCTACACGAAGGACCTGGAGGGTCGCTACCAGCTCATCAACGTCGCCGGGGCGCGCGCGGTGGGCTACGAGGTGGAGGACATCGTCGGCCACACGGACGCGGAGCTGTTCGACCCGGACGTGGCGCGCGTCAACGCGGCCAATGACCGGGAGGTGCTCGCCTTCGGCCGCACCGTCACCTACGAGGACGCGCAGCCGGGCGTGGAGGGCCCGCGCACGTGGCTGTCCACCAAGGGCGTGCTGCGCGACGCGGACGGCAAGGTGGTGGGCCTGTTCGGCATCAGCCGCGACATCACCCAGCGCAAGTGGGCGGAGGAGGAGGCGCGCCGGCACTCCGAGTTCCAGGAGCAGCTGATGGGCATCGTCAGCCACGACATCCGCAGTCCCCTGGGCGCCATCATGAACTGGTCGCGCGTCATGGCGGAGGCGGGGACGGCCGAGGACGCGCGGCGCACGGCGCAGCGCATCGCCACCGGGGCGGTGCGCATCGAGCGGCTCACCCGCCTGCTGCTGGACTTCACGCGCACGCGGCTGATGGGCGGGGTGGCCATCGAACCGCGGCCGGTGGACCTGAAGGACCTGGTGATGCGCGTGGCCCACGAGTTCCGCGTGGCCTACCCCGAGCGCGCCATCGAGGTGGAGGCCCGGGGCAACACGCAGGGCATGTGGGACCCGGACCGGCTCAGCCAGGTGGCCTCCAACCTGCTGGAGAACGCGCTGAAGTTCGGCCCGCCGGAGCAGCCCGTGCGGCTGACGGCGCGCGGCGGGCGGGGGAACAAGGTGGCGCTGGAGGTGCAGAACGGCGGGCGCCCCATCCCCGCCAACCTGCTGCCCCACCTGTTCGAGCCCTTCCGCAGCGGCCCGCAGGCGTCGCGCACGCTGAAGATGAGCTACGGGCTGGGGCTCTACATCGTCCGGGAGATCGTCCAGGCGCACGGCGGCACCATCGAGGCGCGCTCGTCCGAGGACGAGGGCACGACGTTCGAGGTGACGCTGCCGCGCCGCTCGCTGCCGGCCCGGCCGCCCAATCAGTCGATTCCGCGCGTCCCGCGCTCGGAGCCCAGGTAG
- a CDS encoding response regulator: MRRKKVLLVDDSNTVLLLHQMMMGERGYETLTARDGVEALARARAEPPDLVFLDVMMPHLDGLETCRALREREPTRHTPIILCSSRAEPASVQAGFESGCTDYLTKPFDGAELTALLQRYLGSERGTRGID, encoded by the coding sequence ATGCGACGCAAGAAGGTCCTCCTCGTCGACGACTCGAACACGGTGTTGCTGCTGCACCAGATGATGATGGGCGAGCGGGGCTACGAGACGCTCACCGCGCGCGACGGCGTGGAGGCGCTGGCCCGCGCGCGCGCCGAGCCGCCGGACCTCGTGTTCCTGGACGTCATGATGCCGCACCTGGACGGCCTGGAGACCTGCCGGGCGCTGCGCGAGCGCGAGCCCACGCGCCACACCCCCATCATCCTGTGCAGCTCCCGCGCGGAGCCCGCCAGCGTGCAGGCCGGCTTCGAGAGCGGCTGCACGGACTACCTCACCAAGCCCTTCGACGGCGCGGAGCTGACGGCGCTGCTCCAGCGCTACCTGGGCTCCGAGCGCGGGACGCGCGGAATCGACTGA
- a CDS encoding PilZ domain-containing protein, with product MRMAPGQVRPSPVVAPPRVLWVGAVGEPWLALSRATRALGWDAVQSPSPPEPSRARPALVLVDWRQLPVRGPAGAWKARLGLSGVPLVLVAEPETPAEVLELAHVEGVEDCLLTPVGEGAVRSRLAALVASSASPPPSRYSPRVVLLAGASGPRAWDGLGAHLEACGYHLLYGATVAGVASRLLEHGRAPHLLVVAGGPASALWMRASPRARELLEGVPSVTLDVGEGFRAAPVLPRVHALLGREGASLRVEERVSFCCPVEFAETGVRGLSWLSGVSFAMSPAGLFLHTLVPARAGSAVALRIHLPTTGEVLESPGVVAWSNPFSPRPGPSRPHGMGVRFLGMGPPRLMHLRQLCQTPPP from the coding sequence ATGAGGATGGCTCCAGGCCAGGTCCGTCCCTCGCCCGTCGTGGCGCCCCCCCGGGTGCTGTGGGTGGGCGCGGTGGGTGAGCCGTGGCTGGCGCTGTCGCGCGCCACGCGGGCGCTGGGCTGGGACGCGGTGCAGAGTCCCTCTCCGCCGGAGCCGTCGCGCGCGCGCCCCGCGCTGGTGCTGGTGGACTGGCGGCAGCTCCCGGTGCGGGGCCCCGCGGGCGCGTGGAAGGCCCGGCTGGGGCTGAGCGGTGTCCCGCTGGTGCTGGTGGCGGAGCCGGAGACGCCCGCGGAGGTGCTGGAGCTGGCGCACGTCGAGGGCGTGGAGGACTGCCTGCTGACGCCGGTGGGCGAGGGCGCGGTGCGCTCGCGGCTCGCGGCGCTCGTGGCGTCGTCCGCGTCGCCGCCGCCGTCCCGCTACAGCCCGCGCGTGGTGCTGCTGGCCGGCGCCAGCGGGCCCCGGGCTTGGGACGGGCTGGGCGCGCACCTGGAGGCGTGTGGCTACCACCTGCTGTACGGCGCCACGGTGGCGGGGGTGGCCTCGCGTCTCCTGGAGCATGGCCGCGCGCCGCACCTGCTGGTGGTGGCGGGCGGCCCCGCGAGCGCGCTGTGGATGCGCGCCAGTCCCCGCGCGCGGGAGCTGCTGGAGGGCGTGCCGTCCGTGACGCTCGACGTGGGCGAGGGCTTCCGGGCGGCCCCCGTGCTGCCGCGCGTCCACGCGCTGCTGGGACGCGAGGGCGCGTCGCTGCGGGTGGAGGAACGGGTGTCCTTCTGCTGCCCGGTGGAGTTCGCCGAGACGGGCGTGCGCGGCCTGTCCTGGCTGTCGGGCGTCTCCTTCGCCATGAGCCCCGCGGGCCTCTTCCTCCACACGCTGGTGCCCGCGCGCGCCGGCAGCGCCGTGGCGCTGCGCATCCACCTGCCCACCACGGGCGAGGTGTTGGAGTCCCCGGGCGTGGTGGCCTGGTCCAACCCCTTCTCCCCGCGCCCGGGCCCCAGCCGGCCCCACGGCATGGGCGTGCGCTTCCTGGGGATGGGCCCGCCGCGCCTGATGCACCTGCGCCAGCTGTGCCAGACGCCCCCACCCTGA
- a CDS encoding fatty acid desaturase family protein, which translates to MLRYSADIRTLIWCLAMPVVALSMYAAPSLIPYLCPLACYLALSAGVIAHNHNHCPTFRNRKMNEAMGMWLSLFYGYPTFVWIPTHNLNHHKFVNKAGDATITWRYSKKHNFLVAFLFPFVSTYWQQEPTKAFIEKARARNRALFRQIILQYVVWGGTHAALVALAIFLHGVQGGLRIWAFAFLIPAFFSLWTIMFFNYIQHVHADPWSDHDHSRSFTGRVINFFLFNNGLHAVHHETPGLHWSLLPEAHAKIEAAIHPDLRPVSFFAWCFRSYVLAPFLPRFGTKQVGRAPYDPPAGGTVDVSFGDELQAVDSGVNVARV; encoded by the coding sequence ATGCTCCGATACAGCGCCGACATCCGCACCCTCATCTGGTGCCTGGCGATGCCCGTGGTCGCCCTTTCGATGTACGCGGCCCCCTCGCTCATCCCGTACCTCTGCCCGCTCGCGTGCTACCTGGCGCTCTCCGCGGGAGTCATCGCCCACAACCACAACCACTGCCCCACCTTCCGCAACCGGAAGATGAACGAGGCGATGGGCATGTGGCTGTCGCTCTTCTACGGCTACCCCACCTTCGTGTGGATTCCGACGCACAACCTCAACCACCACAAGTTCGTCAACAAGGCCGGCGACGCCACCATCACCTGGCGCTACTCGAAGAAGCACAACTTCCTCGTCGCCTTCCTCTTCCCCTTCGTCTCCACCTACTGGCAGCAGGAGCCGACCAAGGCCTTCATCGAGAAGGCCCGCGCGCGCAACCGCGCCCTGTTCCGGCAGATCATCCTCCAGTACGTCGTGTGGGGCGGCACGCACGCGGCGCTCGTCGCGCTGGCCATCTTCCTCCACGGCGTCCAGGGCGGCCTGCGCATCTGGGCCTTCGCCTTCCTGATTCCGGCCTTCTTCTCGCTGTGGACCATCATGTTCTTCAACTACATCCAGCACGTCCACGCGGACCCCTGGAGCGACCACGACCACAGCCGCAGCTTCACCGGTCGCGTCATCAACTTCTTCCTCTTCAACAACGGGCTGCACGCCGTGCACCACGAGACGCCGGGCCTGCACTGGAGCCTGCTGCCGGAGGCGCACGCCAAGATCGAAGCCGCCATCCACCCGGACCTGCGGCCCGTGAGCTTCTTCGCGTGGTGCTTCCGCTCCTACGTGCTGGCGCCCTTCCTCCCGCGCTTCGGCACGAAGCAGGTGGGCCGCGCGCCGTATGACCCGCCCGCGGGCGGCACCGTCGACGTCTCCTTCGGCGACGAGCTCCAGGCCGTGGACTCCGGCGTCAACGTCGCCCGCGTCTGA